In the Victivallis sp. Marseille-Q1083 genome, one interval contains:
- a CDS encoding MmcQ/YjbR family DNA-binding protein, with the protein MTPEELFHNRRLNPAALSNYGFREENGIYRRTSELLDGLFHLTIAISAGGAKTQVTDRVSGDEYILYRLANAQGAFVGKVREAVDKELSEIPEHCFEPDVFKSECARRVIQHVRETYHDELQFLWKRFPENAVYRRQDNAKWYAALLALSGKKLGLDDDAVIDIIDLRGKPAEITALIDGKTYFPGYHMNKRHWFTIRLDGSVPDDEIFNRINDSYKLALK; encoded by the coding sequence ATGACGCCAGAAGAACTGTTTCACAATCGGCGCCTGAATCCGGCCGCCCTCTCCAACTACGGCTTCCGGGAAGAAAACGGCATTTACCGCCGGACCTCGGAGCTCCTGGACGGCTTGTTCCACCTGACGATCGCCATTTCCGCCGGCGGCGCAAAAACACAGGTGACAGATCGGGTTTCCGGCGACGAATATATCTTGTATCGGCTCGCCAACGCTCAGGGCGCGTTTGTCGGCAAAGTGCGGGAGGCCGTTGACAAAGAGTTGTCTGAAATTCCGGAGCATTGTTTCGAACCGGATGTCTTCAAAAGCGAATGCGCCAGGCGGGTGATTCAACATGTGCGCGAGACTTATCACGACGAATTGCAATTTCTCTGGAAACGTTTCCCGGAGAATGCCGTTTACCGCCGGCAGGACAATGCCAAATGGTATGCCGCGTTGCTCGCGCTCTCCGGGAAAAAACTTGGACTGGACGATGATGCAGTGATTGACATTATCGATTTGCGGGGCAAGCCGGCGGAAATCACCGCGCTGATTGACGGAAAAACTTATTTTCCCGGCTACCATATGAACAAACGGCACTGGTTCACGATCCGGCTGGACGGTTCCGTGCCGGACGATGAAATTTTCAACCGGATCAATGACAGTTACAAACTCGCGTTGAAGTAA
- a CDS encoding RHS repeat domain-containing protein, whose product MTSAEVASLTGTASQMFSGTATINGATRPVLYIKPFSREGSSQQNPLNLTAVANPGGQWPTKNPVTKADFTGEACYPKWSIANWNGGAIANADSIFFPSASNPRPTATLKATSGEFKITASCGNSKEVYVKVVNPTTSVDFQPLPPGSWPASWRAKGDEPPQKSLMASGTNGWHPIRLILGADAGGLPNKSVTLTIRGKEEKSFAVFSDAACTQVFMAPGQTTKTFTFPANQTSQTYYFVGLKGDEEVDAKLDFSSGSLSVDDPGEDKVEILPLCQACQNGLCLPGEGNYAMNENGIDADFPLGSEDYGSGRASVRLRAPEISWDMLDKDHFRVQSSPGVNVTYDPEGYPTQVTSGGEKTTFAYTRGAVEDSASITRIVMKHYVGGAATPHAETELKLDLSSTVPQLINGFKVTSTVGSIVRNYYWRQLTIAYPEFSSSALPTFQLFTWSGTGAQPTGLAPEWMSWSESGDTRIEHHLKGIGAQTGIYTKITRKKIAGIYRVTEINEVGLRKTTFAYDLQGRLTQKIAPDGTRYSYSYPGTARDSYTETETRGTLTTRRTYSTTVSGSKIIQDITTTVNNTLTAHDRYESYYISSSSPDLQIRYDGSTELKTEIYRITDTASPFLGRTRLIKHPDGRVTIYEYSRAANGNDTVTVSSGAPNNPNTPTAVSSGERTVTVTNPQGKVISRTQYISDPFISPTLYRKVGEETNTLDSFGRITATTYLDGTSSSRTYGCCGVTEETDRTGVTTTYGYDELTKQMTFTERNGITTLYSYDNCGRQTAVTVKGRSGGELTTTVGYLYNAVSTVTDPKRFTTRYSHNYAQTNSSTLTLTETVTLPNNATQISTYVNGLQTSTGGTGQHAQTFSYGPNWQSSTPSNVKIYTDMLGRQYKTEYPDGTSAVNYYNMKGQLVKSVTPGGVTALYTYNVRGQLVSEIVDMDRNGTQSTGDIVTTYTHSFGTKTLDGQSVTVQVMTVAASSGTNSVEVRKTEQTLDGLCSWVTEFGKTAFSRTEYPGDGVVRVTEIDAVGVKKVTTQENGLVTKEELFNSDGTAGNVTTYTYDQFDRLSTMTEKRGATVVNTLANNSYDANGNVLMRTVNGQSVSMAYDNLNRLYNYLLPGNRIVNYEFHPTGELKKVSGAETYTQEFSYNNFGGMLTLKTWRTNTTPQVTSWNYDSRQRVKEKIYADGRKVSYTYTADNQPLKRTWARGVTTTYSYDNGGRQTGIDYSDATPDVSITYDFLSRPVTVTDGAGTRTYTYDNAKNVLTAETLPYLADTTLNYTYDVYGRRTGQALKTGSTTHQQANYTYGTDGRYATISDGGYTAHYTHNAAGQLSTLRLATATANQTVSTATRSFDSAHRLTGVSTTAGSLTKNYGYTLNIKDQRIKTTLADGSYWDYAYDNYGQVINAVRKNASGGIAGQSFNYSFDQVGNRQSAFQGTTGSDSQWSYTVNAVNQYSLITEPNGTTYAQVHDADGNLTGSYTTQYTYDAENRLKTADVGTYRYEYTYDYLSRRIRQKVILKSGATGQTQSEVAYVYDGWNVVGVYDTTTATPTFQKGYLWGEDLSGSLQGAGGVGGLLAEKRGGQTYLPVYDGNGNIMSYLNASTKASVAEYVYDAFGRTISSSGAEADNFTYRFSTKPMDGNGLYYYGYRYYDPQHGRWISRDPIEENGGVNLYGFVGNNPVKKKEYLGLDVWVESTTAVDGWHKRICVTVWKEGTSELYGPELTCCGNDGKKYIPVDAYCISFGIIEGETMGSSGGSFVDGGIFDFDSGRENGSISVAEPHLKVSIPLPPGFEGPTDEGNGRIYEDIEARGKKRYQFTYTDCNEDFAILEYMKLLVGLRAEYSIFGQNCRDFSDILFDYLISEKRK is encoded by the coding sequence GTGACCAGTGCAGAAGTTGCGTCATTGACCGGCACTGCCTCCCAGATGTTCTCCGGAACGGCGACGATCAATGGCGCCACCAGACCGGTGTTGTATATCAAACCGTTCAGCCGGGAAGGCTCTTCTCAGCAGAATCCGCTCAATTTGACCGCGGTCGCCAACCCCGGCGGCCAATGGCCGACTAAAAATCCGGTAACGAAGGCTGACTTTACCGGCGAAGCTTGTTATCCGAAATGGTCAATTGCCAATTGGAATGGCGGAGCGATTGCCAATGCCGACAGCATTTTTTTCCCGTCCGCTTCCAATCCGCGTCCGACGGCGACCTTGAAGGCGACGAGCGGAGAATTCAAGATCACCGCGTCCTGCGGCAATTCGAAGGAAGTTTACGTGAAGGTGGTCAATCCGACGACATCGGTAGATTTCCAGCCGTTGCCGCCGGGTAGCTGGCCGGCTTCCTGGCGTGCGAAGGGCGACGAGCCGCCGCAGAAAAGCCTCATGGCTTCCGGGACCAACGGTTGGCATCCGATCCGTTTGATATTGGGAGCCGATGCGGGAGGACTGCCGAACAAATCGGTGACCCTGACGATTAGGGGGAAGGAAGAAAAATCGTTTGCGGTGTTTTCCGATGCGGCCTGCACGCAGGTGTTCATGGCGCCGGGTCAGACGACGAAGACGTTCACATTTCCGGCCAATCAGACCTCGCAGACTTACTATTTTGTCGGCTTGAAGGGCGATGAGGAAGTAGATGCCAAACTGGATTTCAGCAGCGGTTCGCTGTCGGTGGACGATCCCGGGGAGGACAAGGTGGAGATTCTGCCGCTTTGCCAGGCCTGCCAGAACGGCCTGTGCCTGCCGGGCGAGGGAAATTATGCGATGAACGAGAACGGTATCGATGCCGATTTTCCGTTGGGCAGCGAGGATTATGGATCCGGCCGGGCGTCGGTGCGGCTGCGGGCGCCGGAGATTTCCTGGGATATGCTGGACAAGGATCACTTCCGGGTTCAGAGTTCCCCAGGCGTCAACGTCACTTATGATCCGGAGGGTTATCCGACCCAGGTGACCAGCGGCGGAGAAAAGACGACGTTCGCCTATACGCGTGGTGCGGTCGAAGATTCGGCGTCGATTACCAGAATCGTAATGAAGCACTATGTCGGCGGCGCCGCGACGCCGCACGCCGAAACCGAATTGAAACTGGATTTGAGTTCGACGGTGCCGCAGCTGATCAATGGTTTCAAAGTGACCAGCACGGTTGGTTCGATCGTCCGCAACTACTACTGGCGACAGTTGACGATCGCCTATCCTGAATTTTCCAGTTCCGCCCTTCCGACCTTTCAGTTGTTCACTTGGAGCGGCACCGGCGCGCAGCCGACCGGGCTGGCGCCGGAGTGGATGTCGTGGAGTGAGTCCGGGGATACCCGGATCGAACATCATTTAAAAGGGATCGGGGCCCAGACCGGCATTTATACCAAAATTACCCGCAAGAAAATCGCCGGCATTTACCGGGTGACGGAGATCAACGAGGTCGGATTGCGCAAAACCACTTTCGCGTATGATTTGCAGGGTCGTTTGACTCAGAAAATCGCCCCGGATGGCACCAGGTACAGCTACAGTTATCCAGGGACGGCGCGCGACAGCTATACCGAAACAGAAACGCGCGGAACCTTGACGACCAGGCGGACTTACAGCACCACGGTCAGCGGCAGTAAGATCATTCAGGATATAACGACCACGGTGAACAATACGCTGACCGCTCATGACCGTTATGAGAGCTATTATATCAGCAGTTCCAGCCCTGACCTGCAGATCCGTTACGACGGCAGTACGGAGTTGAAAACGGAGATTTACCGGATTACCGACACAGCCAGCCCATTCCTTGGCCGGACCCGGTTGATCAAACATCCGGATGGCCGGGTGACGATCTATGAATACAGCCGGGCGGCCAACGGCAACGATACGGTGACGGTGTCCAGCGGAGCGCCGAACAACCCGAACACTCCGACGGCAGTGTCCAGCGGCGAACGGACGGTGACAGTGACCAATCCGCAGGGTAAAGTGATCAGCCGCACCCAATACATCTCCGATCCGTTCATTTCTCCGACGCTGTACCGCAAGGTGGGGGAGGAGACCAATACGCTTGATTCGTTCGGCCGGATAACCGCGACGACTTATCTGGACGGCACCAGCAGCAGCCGGACCTACGGCTGCTGCGGCGTCACCGAGGAGACCGACCGGACCGGGGTGACGACGACTTATGGTTATGACGAGCTAACCAAACAAATGACTTTCACGGAGCGGAACGGTATCACGACGCTTTACAGCTATGACAACTGCGGTCGGCAGACGGCGGTGACGGTCAAAGGGCGCAGCGGCGGCGAGTTGACGACGACGGTCGGCTATCTGTACAACGCGGTCAGCACGGTGACCGATCCGAAGCGTTTCACGACCCGGTATTCGCACAACTATGCCCAGACCAATTCCTCGACGTTGACGTTGACGGAGACGGTGACGCTGCCGAACAATGCCACCCAGATTTCGACCTATGTCAACGGGCTGCAGACTTCGACGGGAGGAACCGGGCAGCATGCGCAGACCTTCAGTTACGGTCCGAACTGGCAATCTTCGACGCCGTCGAATGTGAAAATCTACACCGACATGCTGGGCCGGCAGTACAAGACCGAATACCCGGACGGCACCAGCGCGGTGAATTACTACAATATGAAGGGGCAGTTGGTCAAGTCGGTGACGCCGGGCGGGGTAACGGCGCTGTATACTTATAACGTTCGCGGCCAGCTGGTTTCCGAAATAGTGGATATGGATCGCAACGGGACGCAGTCGACCGGCGATATTGTAACGACTTATACGCATAGCTTCGGAACTAAAACGCTGGATGGCCAGTCTGTTACTGTACAGGTTATGACCGTGGCAGCGTCAAGCGGAACGAATTCGGTTGAGGTCCGGAAAACCGAGCAAACCCTGGATGGGCTGTGCAGCTGGGTGACGGAGTTCGGCAAAACCGCTTTTTCGAGAACCGAATATCCGGGAGACGGGGTGGTACGAGTAACCGAAATCGATGCGGTTGGAGTAAAGAAAGTGACGACGCAGGAGAACGGGTTGGTTACGAAGGAAGAATTGTTCAACAGTGACGGCACCGCCGGCAACGTGACGACTTACACTTACGATCAGTTCGACCGGTTGAGCACAATGACCGAGAAGCGCGGCGCGACGGTGGTGAATACGCTGGCCAACAACAGCTATGACGCGAACGGCAACGTGCTGATGCGGACGGTGAACGGGCAGTCGGTCAGCATGGCTTACGACAACCTGAACCGGCTGTATAATTATCTGCTGCCCGGGAACCGGATCGTCAACTATGAGTTCCATCCGACCGGCGAGTTGAAGAAGGTGTCGGGAGCGGAGACTTACACGCAGGAGTTCAGCTACAACAACTTCGGTGGCATGTTGACGTTGAAGACCTGGCGTACCAACACGACGCCGCAGGTGACGAGCTGGAATTACGACAGCCGGCAGCGGGTGAAGGAGAAAATCTACGCGGACGGCCGTAAGGTCTCCTATACCTATACGGCGGACAATCAGCCGTTGAAACGGACCTGGGCGCGTGGGGTGACGACGACTTATTCGTATGACAACGGCGGGCGGCAGACCGGCATTGACTACAGCGATGCGACGCCGGACGTGTCGATCACCTACGATTTCCTGAGCCGTCCGGTGACGGTGACCGATGGAGCCGGAACCCGGACTTATACTTATGACAATGCGAAAAACGTGCTGACCGCCGAGACGCTTCCGTATCTGGCTGATACGACGCTGAATTATACTTACGATGTCTACGGCCGCCGCACCGGCCAAGCGTTGAAGACCGGCAGTACGACGCACCAGCAGGCGAACTATACCTATGGTACGGACGGTCGTTATGCGACGATTTCGGACGGCGGTTATACGGCGCATTATACCCACAATGCGGCTGGGCAGCTGTCGACGCTGCGGCTGGCGACGGCGACGGCCAACCAGACGGTATCGACGGCAACCCGGAGTTTTGACAGCGCTCACCGGCTGACCGGCGTCAGCACGACGGCGGGATCATTGACGAAGAACTACGGTTATACATTGAACATCAAGGACCAGCGGATCAAGACGACGCTGGCGGACGGCAGTTACTGGGATTACGCGTATGACAACTATGGACAGGTGATCAACGCGGTGCGCAAGAATGCTTCCGGAGGGATCGCCGGGCAGTCGTTTAATTACAGCTTCGACCAGGTCGGCAACCGTCAGTCCGCCTTCCAGGGAACGACCGGCAGTGATTCCCAGTGGAGCTATACGGTGAATGCGGTGAATCAGTATTCGCTGATCACCGAGCCGAATGGCACCACTTACGCACAGGTGCATGATGCGGACGGCAACCTGACCGGCAGTTATACGACGCAATATACATACGATGCCGAGAACCGTCTGAAAACGGCGGATGTCGGGACTTATCGTTATGAATATACTTACGACTATTTAAGCCGGCGGATCAGGCAGAAGGTGATTCTGAAATCGGGCGCGACCGGCCAGACGCAGTCAGAGGTCGCTTACGTCTACGACGGCTGGAATGTAGTAGGCGTCTACGACACCACGACGGCGACGCCGACTTTCCAGAAGGGGTATTTGTGGGGCGAAGACCTCTCCGGCAGTCTGCAAGGCGCCGGCGGGGTCGGCGGGCTGCTGGCGGAAAAGCGCGGCGGACAGACCTATCTGCCGGTCTATGACGGCAACGGCAATATCATGAGCTACCTGAATGCGTCGACCAAGGCCTCGGTGGCGGAGTACGTCTACGATGCCTTCGGCCGCACGATATCTTCGAGCGGCGCGGAGGCTGACAACTTCACTTACCGGTTCAGCACGAAGCCGATGGACGGTAACGGCCTATACTACTACGGTTACCGTTACTACGATCCGCAGCATGGCCGGTGGATCAGTCGCGATCCGATTGAAGAAAACGGCGGGGTTAATTTGTATGGCTTTGTCGGAAATAATCCTGTAAAGAAGAAAGAATATTTAGGTTTAGATGTTTGGGTTGAAAGTACAACTGCAGTTGATGGATGGCATAAACGAATTTGTGTAACAGTATGGAAAGAAGGAACTAGTGAGCTTTATGGCCCAGAATTAACCTGTTGTGGGAATGATGGGAAAAAATACATTCCTGTCGATGCATATTGTATAAGCTTTGGCATAATAGAGGGGGAAACAATGGGATCTTCGGGAGGTTCTTTTGTTGATGGAGGGATTTTTGATTTTGATTCAGGGAGAGAAAATGGTAGTATTAGTGTGGCTGAGCCACACTTAAAAGTGTCGATTCCTTTGCCGCCGGGTTTTGAGGGGCCCACTGATGAGGGGAATGGTAGGATTTATGAAGATATTGAGGCGCGTGGAAAAAAACGGTACCAATTTACTTACACAGATTGTAATGAAGATTTTGCGATATTAGAATATATGAAATTATTAGTTGGTTTGAGAGCTGAATACTCAATATTTGGACAAAATTGTCGAGATTTTTCGGATATACTATTTGATTATTTAATTTCAGAAAAAAGGAAATAA
- a CDS encoding RHS repeat-associated core domain-containing protein: protein MHKSKIYTYDNTTATPTFQTGYLWGEDLSGSLQRAGGVGGLLAEKRGGQTYLPVYDGNGNIMSYLNASTKASVAEYVYDAFGRTVSSSGTEADNFTYRFSTKPMDGNGLYYYGYRYYDPQHGRWISRDPLEEEGGVNLYGFVQNNIINRFDILGLAGNSDVKWVENLQKYEGARRLNLTYELSPEGEEATPGNLPRGTVFAKGDLNIIINDIENILKDSYDPYCHCIESITITAHSGLEGSLNFGNAGTFSVQDARDYLDGKNMKLRVNSNAKIYKFLFLIKKYLCEDNSWIYFSQCNTGGGEDGAVLLEFLTEFFSGTNTVIYLDTRSVFWFIGRPYPRIGF from the coding sequence TTGCATAAGAGTAAAATTTATACTTATGACAATACGACGGCGACGCCGACTTTCCAGACCGGTTATCTGTGGGGCGAGGACCTCTCCGGCAGTCTGCAACGGGCCGGCGGCGTCGGCGGACTGCTGGCGGAGAAGCGCGGTGGCCAGACCTATCTGCCGGTGTATGACGGCAACGGCAACATCATGAGTTACCTGAACGCCTCGACCAAGGCCTCGGTGGCGGAGTACGTCTACGACGCCTTCGGCCGCACGGTATCGTCAAGCGGAACGGAAGCCGACAACTTCACCTACCGGTTCAGCACGAAGCCGATGGACGGTAACGGCCTCTACTACTACGGTTACCGTTACTACGATCCGCAGCACGGCCGCTGGATCAGTCGCGACCCGCTGGAAGAAGAGGGAGGCGTGAATCTATATGGGTTCGTCCAGAATAACATAATAAATCGATTTGATATCCTTGGACTTGCTGGCAATAGCGATGTGAAATGGGTGGAGAATTTACAAAAATATGAGGGAGCACGACGATTAAATCTAACTTATGAATTATCTCCGGAAGGAGAAGAGGCTACTCCAGGAAATTTACCAAGAGGGACTGTTTTTGCAAAAGGAGATTTAAATATTATTATAAATGATATTGAAAATATTCTAAAGGATTCTTATGATCCATATTGTCATTGTATAGAAAGTATTACAATAACGGCTCATAGTGGTTTAGAAGGGTCCTTGAATTTTGGAAATGCAGGAACTTTTTCTGTTCAAGATGCAAGGGATTATCTCGATGGTAAAAATATGAAATTAAGAGTTAATTCGAATGCAAAAATTTATAAATTTTTATTTCTAATAAAGAAATACTTATGTGAAGATAATTCATGGATTTATTTTTCGCAGTGTAATACAGGTGGGGGCGAAGATGGTGCAGTTTTACTTGAGTTTTTAACTGAATTTTTTAGTGGAACTAATACTGTTATTTACCTAGATACCAGATCAGTATTTTGGTTTATTGGAAGACCTTATCCAAGAATTGGATTTTGA
- a CDS encoding RHS repeat domain-containing protein, whose protein sequence is MTMMRSFNSAHRLTGVSTTAGSLTKNYGYTLNIKDQRIKTTLADGSYWDYAYDNYGQVINAVRKNASGGIAGQSFNYSFDQVGNRQSAFQGTTGSDSQWSYTANAVNQYSLITEPNGTTYAQVHDADGNLTGSYTTQYTYDAENRLKTADVGTYRHEYTYDYQGRRIRQKVILKSGATGQTQSEVAYVYDGWNVVGVYDTMTAAPTFQKGYLWGEDLSGSLQGAGGVGGLLAEKRGGQTYLPVYDGNGNIMSYLNASTKASVAEYVYDAFGRTISSSGTEADNFTYRFSTKPMDGNGLYYYGYRYYDPQHGRWISRDPLEEEGGVNLYGFIQNNGVKFIDVNGLWGWDGDYIETIWIMMSDDSADGDAVREAFFMEAWDRGNATADALTFDATKALRQKLNCDIVFDEESYEKQRCFASCWERITASALTAGILDKRTNWPAVSDSLGIRDIVNYWQDDNMLGVSGSATLMGLGHYARIYERRSREQQEIFERLRVSARRNQHKKKQPNEFCEIEEK, encoded by the coding sequence ATGACGATGATGCGGAGCTTCAACAGCGCTCACCGGCTGACCGGCGTCAGCACAACGGCGGGATCATTGACGAAGAACTATGGTTATACATTGAACATCAAGGACCAGCGGATCAAGACGACGCTGGCGGACGGCAGTTACTGGGATTACGCGTATGACAACTATGGACAGGTGATCAACGCGGTGCGCAAGAATGCTTCCGGAGGGATCGCCGGGCAGTCGTTCAATTACAGTTTCGACCAGGTCGGCAACCGTCAGTCCGCCTTCCAGGGAACGACCGGCAGTGATTCCCAATGGAGCTATACGGCGAACGCGGTGAATCAGTATTCGCTGATCACCGAGCCGAATGGCACCACTTACGCGCAGGTGCACGATGCGGACGGCAACCTGACCGGCAGCTATACGACGCAGTACACCTACGATGCCGAGAACCGTCTGAAAACGGCGGATGTCGGGACTTATCGTCATGAATATACTTACGACTATCAGGGGCGTCGGATCAGGCAGAAGGTGATCCTGAAATCGGGAGCGACCGGCCAGACGCAGTCGGAGGTTGCTTACGTCTACGACGGCTGGAATGTGGTGGGCGTCTACGACACTATGACGGCGGCGCCGACTTTCCAGAAGGGGTATCTATGGGGCGAAGACCTCTCCGGCAGTTTACAGGGCGCCGGCGGGGTCGGCGGACTGCTGGCGGAAAAGCGCGGTGGGCAGACTTATCTGCCGGTCTATGATGGCAACGGCAACATCATGAGCTACCTGAACGCGTCGACCAAGGCTTCGGTGGCGGAGTACGTCTACGACGCTTTCGGCCGCACGATATCTTCGAGTGGCACGGAGGCCGATAACTTCACCTACCGGTTCAGTACGAAGCCGATGGACGGTAACGGCCTCTACTACTACGGTTACCGTTACTACGATCCGCAGCACGGCCGCTGGATCAGTCGCGACCCGCTGGAAGAAGAGGGAGGCGTGAATCTATATGGATTTATCCAGAATAATGGCGTAAAGTTTATTGATGTAAATGGCTTATGGGGATGGGATGGCGATTACATTGAAACCATTTGGATAATGATGTCAGATGATTCTGCGGATGGAGATGCCGTTCGAGAAGCTTTCTTTATGGAAGCATGGGATAGGGGCAATGCCACCGCTGATGCGCTTACTTTCGATGCGACAAAAGCGTTGCGGCAAAAATTGAATTGTGATATTGTCTTTGATGAGGAATCCTATGAAAAGCAAAGATGTTTCGCGAGTTGCTGGGAACGAATTACAGCCAGTGCTTTAACTGCCGGGATATTGGATAAACGGACGAATTGGCCAGCAGTTTCTGACTCCTTAGGAATACGTGATATTGTAAATTACTGGCAAGACGATAATATGTTGGGCGTTAGCGGCTCTGCAACTCTGATGGGATTGGGACATTACGCAAGAATATATGAACGTCGTTCTCGTGAGCAACAAGAGATATTTGAAAGATTGAGGGTATCTGCCAGAAGAAACCAGCATAAGAAGAAGCAACCCAATGAGTTCTGCGAAATAGAGGAAAAGTGA
- a CDS encoding transposase, which yields MQLSLFCDYRGYANSKYESLFLALEESHASVAKKKGPGRIGYGDLAYLKAYVYKHAEEIKSIPELLRNLQRNPVICEMIGFQYDSLPDSSRFYTFLSKTKNSEIQAIHHAAVQSLIGGGVVSLDVLIVDSKPVMANTKHNNPKNPSRSLDKEDKIPRNPKATLGYYSYLKQPFGTGKQFSFFWGFRTHVLVSEEGVPLVEITKPNNISDEQIAHSLLRKLKRVYGQKKGRVFIADSAYDHRQFYDFIKDEIKGQACIPINPRNQQAAKLLGEKGCPICPGGLEMKYSCITKSEGRTRKKFRCPIIAGTRPEKAELPGQCPCNHQRFCTGSRYGCTAYIDVTDDARAQVPRQSAWYKETYTKRTGVERYFSRLGSREVEQTTHFNYRAIRNQMSIAHLTLALTAVAAAFILEQPDKIRCYKSFADAA from the coding sequence ATGCAACTATCTTTATTCTGCGATTATCGCGGGTACGCCAACTCCAAATACGAGAGCCTGTTTCTTGCGCTGGAAGAATCTCATGCTAGTGTCGCTAAGAAGAAAGGTCCTGGTCGTATCGGCTATGGAGATTTGGCTTACCTCAAAGCATACGTTTACAAGCACGCGGAGGAAATCAAAAGCATTCCGGAGCTCTTGCGCAATCTGCAACGGAATCCGGTGATCTGCGAAATGATCGGTTTCCAGTATGATTCGCTGCCGGACTCGTCCCGTTTTTATACATTCCTGAGCAAGACAAAAAATTCCGAAATCCAGGCGATTCATCATGCGGCGGTTCAGTCGCTGATCGGCGGCGGCGTGGTTTCGCTTGACGTCCTGATCGTCGATTCCAAACCGGTCATGGCCAATACCAAGCACAACAATCCCAAAAATCCGAGTCGCTCATTGGATAAAGAGGATAAAATCCCCCGCAATCCCAAAGCGACTCTCGGCTATTATTCTTACTTGAAACAGCCATTCGGCACGGGCAAGCAATTCAGCTTTTTCTGGGGCTTCCGGACGCACGTATTGGTCTCCGAAGAAGGCGTTCCGCTGGTCGAAATCACCAAGCCGAACAACATCTCCGACGAACAGATTGCGCACTCGCTCTTACGCAAACTCAAACGGGTCTACGGACAGAAGAAAGGCCGAGTTTTTATCGCCGATTCCGCCTATGACCACCGCCAATTCTACGACTTTATCAAGGACGAAATCAAAGGCCAAGCATGCATCCCAATCAATCCGCGCAACCAGCAAGCGGCCAAACTTCTCGGCGAAAAAGGCTGTCCCATCTGTCCCGGCGGACTCGAAATGAAATATTCATGCATCACCAAGAGCGAAGGCCGCACCCGCAAGAAATTCCGCTGTCCGATCATCGCCGGAACGCGCCCGGAAAAAGCCGAATTACCTGGCCAATGCCCTTGCAATCATCAACGATTCTGTACCGGCAGCCGCTATGGCTGTACCGCTTACATCGACGTTACCGATGATGCACGCGCCCAGGTCCCGCGCCAAAGCGCATGGTACAAAGAGACTTATACCAAACGTACCGGCGTCGAACGCTATTTCTCGCGCCTCGGCTCGCGCGAGGTCGAACAGACCACGCATTTCAATTACCGAGCCATCCGCAACCAGATGAGCATTGCACATCTGACGCTCGCGCTCACCGCCGTCGCCGCCGCATTCATTCTCGAACAGCCGGACAAAATCCGCTGTTACAAATCGTTTGCTGACGCCGCATAG
- a CDS encoding DUF6765 family protein produces MRDDPATRDEVIKAFRAYEEGGFGVTVRLGACLHAYADSWGHEGFTAWWNSSINRRTGSMRPNIGHADAADGGSAPDYPYNDVDKALEAAKAIFDKIPDKCGCPANWEDYENHLRSLFSYKNNDDNIRSEKWRSEIEKKFGEKPFFDVEYFKHRNDYFERSLGL; encoded by the coding sequence GTGAGAGACGATCCAGCGACCCGGGATGAGGTTATAAAGGCCTTCCGTGCTTATGAAGAAGGAGGTTTTGGGGTCACTGTAAGATTAGGAGCATGTCTTCATGCTTATGCGGATAGTTGGGGACATGAAGGATTTACAGCTTGGTGGAATAGCAGTATCAATCGGCGGACAGGTAGTATGCGTCCTAATATTGGACATGCAGATGCAGCAGATGGAGGTAGTGCTCCAGATTATCCTTATAATGACGTAGATAAAGCTTTGGAAGCAGCAAAGGCAATCTTTGATAAAATTCCTGATAAATGTGGCTGTCCAGCAAACTGGGAAGATTATGAAAATCATTTACGTTCATTGTTTTCATATAAGAATAATGATGATAATATAAGATCTGAGAAATGGCGTTCTGAAATAGAAAAGAAATTTGGAGAAAAACCATTTTTTGATGTAGAATATTTTAAACATCGTAATGATTATTTTGAACGATCTTTGGGACTTTAG